Proteins found in one Carassius auratus strain Wakin chromosome 12, ASM336829v1, whole genome shotgun sequence genomic segment:
- the LOC113111565 gene encoding probable tRNA pseudouridine synthase 1 isoform X1: MAAQSSSLSKLQSLNGIFAIYKKQGPTSADVLNALKKVLLKEAGIANPNPRKRKKQPLKIGHGGTLDSNASGVLVVGIGEGTKMLTTMLAGSKKYRAVGELGKATDTLDVTGNVVEEKSYDHITKEAFEEKMKQFTGEIMQVPPLYSALKKDGQRMSVLLKQGQEVEAKPARPVTVYSLSLQDFSPPYFTIDVECGGGFYVRSLVDDLAKALSSCAHIKHLTRTKQGQFMLEEHALKEDRWTWTDISQALQPCPTSSGLQNNAKKAKSKHKPTI, from the exons ATGGCTGCACAGAGCAGTTCGCTATCCAAATTGCAGTCTTTAAATGGTATATTTGCCATTTATAAGAAACAGGGTCCCACCTCCGCGGATGTGTTAAACGCACTGAAGAAGGTGCTTTTAAAAG AGGCAGGAATTGCAAATCCCAATCCTCGCAAGAGGAAGAAGCAACCTTTAAAAATTGGCCATGGTGGCACCCTGGACAGCAATGCTTCTGGTGTACTTG TGGTTGGAATTGGTGAAGGAACAAAGATGCTCACCACGATGCTTGCAGGATCAAAG aaATACAGAGCTGTTGGAGAGTTAGGCAAAGCAACTGATACGCTTGACGTCACAGGAAATGTTGTTGAAGAGAAGAGTTATG ATCACATAACAAAAGAGGCTTTTGAGGAGAAGATGAAGCAATTCACGGGTGAAATTATGCAGGTTCCACCTCT ataTTCAGCACTGAAGAAGGATGGCCAGCGCATGTCTGTCCTGCTCAAGCAAGGTCAAGAGGTGGAGGCTAAACCTGCACGTCCAGTCACAGTGTACAGTCTCTCTTTACAGGACTTCAGCCCGCCGTATTTCACCATAG aTGTTGAGTGTGGAGGTGGATTTTATGTAAGAAGCTTGGTTGATGATCTTGCAAAAG CTCTGTCCTCCTGTGCTCACATCAAGCATCTCACTCGGACCAAGCAGGGTCAGTTCATGCTTGAAGAGCACGCATTGAAGGAGGATCGCTGGACATGGACCGATATCTCACAGGCTCTGCAGCCCTGCCCAACATCATCAGGGCTACAAAATAATGCCAAGAAAGCTAAATCAAAGCATAAACCTACCATCTGA
- the LOC113111565 gene encoding probable tRNA pseudouridine synthase 1 isoform X2 — MAAQSSSLSKLQSLNGIFAIYKKQGPTSADVLNALKKVLLKVVGIGEGTKMLTTMLAGSKKYRAVGELGKATDTLDVTGNVVEEKSYDHITKEAFEEKMKQFTGEIMQVPPLYSALKKDGQRMSVLLKQGQEVEAKPARPVTVYSLSLQDFSPPYFTIDVECGGGFYVRSLVDDLAKALSSCAHIKHLTRTKQGQFMLEEHALKEDRWTWTDISQALQPCPTSSGLQNNAKKAKSKHKPTI; from the exons ATGGCTGCACAGAGCAGTTCGCTATCCAAATTGCAGTCTTTAAATGGTATATTTGCCATTTATAAGAAACAGGGTCCCACCTCCGCGGATGTGTTAAACGCACTGAAGAAGGTGCTTTTAAAAG TGGTTGGAATTGGTGAAGGAACAAAGATGCTCACCACGATGCTTGCAGGATCAAAG aaATACAGAGCTGTTGGAGAGTTAGGCAAAGCAACTGATACGCTTGACGTCACAGGAAATGTTGTTGAAGAGAAGAGTTATG ATCACATAACAAAAGAGGCTTTTGAGGAGAAGATGAAGCAATTCACGGGTGAAATTATGCAGGTTCCACCTCT ataTTCAGCACTGAAGAAGGATGGCCAGCGCATGTCTGTCCTGCTCAAGCAAGGTCAAGAGGTGGAGGCTAAACCTGCACGTCCAGTCACAGTGTACAGTCTCTCTTTACAGGACTTCAGCCCGCCGTATTTCACCATAG aTGTTGAGTGTGGAGGTGGATTTTATGTAAGAAGCTTGGTTGATGATCTTGCAAAAG CTCTGTCCTCCTGTGCTCACATCAAGCATCTCACTCGGACCAAGCAGGGTCAGTTCATGCTTGAAGAGCACGCATTGAAGGAGGATCGCTGGACATGGACCGATATCTCACAGGCTCTGCAGCCCTGCCCAACATCATCAGGGCTACAAAATAATGCCAAGAAAGCTAAATCAAAGCATAAACCTACCATCTGA